The Candidatus Methylomirabilis lanthanidiphila genome includes a window with the following:
- a CDS encoding deoxyadenosine kinase encodes MMGRALKPRYIVVEGPIGVGKTSLAELLAERLQARALLEGPDENPFITQFYTDMRRYAFQTQLYYLLNRFRQQQELAQVDLFKQSLVSDYLFVKDKIFAYLTLDDNELALYERLQPLLETRVVKPDLVLYLQASTDVLIRRIQSRARASERQLERSYLEDVNAAYNHFFFHYSTTPLLVVNTNEIDFVKHKEDFEDLVRQIETVRPGTQYYVPLGSR; translated from the coding sequence GGTAAGACGAGCCTGGCCGAGCTGCTGGCGGAGCGCCTGCAAGCCAGAGCGTTACTGGAGGGTCCGGATGAGAATCCTTTTATTACTCAATTCTATACCGACATGCGTCGGTATGCCTTTCAGACCCAGCTCTACTATCTGTTGAACAGGTTCCGTCAACAACAGGAGCTTGCCCAGGTCGATCTGTTTAAGCAGTCGCTGGTCAGCGACTATCTGTTTGTCAAGGATAAGATCTTCGCGTATCTGACGCTTGACGACAACGAGCTGGCGCTCTATGAGCGGTTGCAACCGCTTCTGGAGACGCGCGTCGTCAAGCCCGACCTTGTCCTATATCTGCAGGCGAGCACTGATGTCCTGATTCGGCGGATTCAATCGCGGGCGAGGGCCTCCGAGCGGCAACTTGAACGGTCGTATTTGGAGGATGTGAACGCAGCCTACAACCATTTTTTCTTTCACTACTCGACGACGCCGCTCCTGGTCGTCAATACCAATGAGATCGACTTCGTCAAGCATAAGGAGGATTTTGAAGACCTGGTCAGACAGATTGAGACGGTACGGCCGGGTACCCAATACTATGTCCCGCTCGGATCCCGGTAG